In the genome of Streptomyces collinus, one region contains:
- a CDS encoding family 43 glycosylhydrolase: MARRLLTLLAALLLALSVGQPSASAASFSNPVKSVKGADPWISYHDGNYYLVTTSWTDVITIRKSTTLAGLSTAPGVQVWKGDNASRCCNIWAPELHFLNGRWYLYYVAGQNVSDYNPTQRSHVLESAGSDPMGPYTYKGQLNSAWMLDPSVLNVGGRLYMLGSAITGGTQNLVIAPMSNPYTVSGSYSTISTPTYAWERQGGTVNEGAEILQRGGRTFLIYSASGCWTPDYKLGQLELTGSNPLSAASWTKKSTPVFQRSDANGVYGPGHNGFFTSPDGRENWIVYHANDSASEGCDNGRTTRAQKFTWNSDGTPNLGTPVRLGASLPGPSGEPVTTSTAYTVTNRNSGKCLEVAGSSSADGADVRQYGCNGGANQRWRLEDLGDDTHRLVNVATGKVLDTADCSTADGADLRQWSWLNNTCQRFQFVATDGGHVRITNKATGKVADVAGCSTADGADVRQWSWLNNNCQQWKLAAA; this comes from the coding sequence ATGGCCCGTCGCCTACTGACCCTGCTGGCGGCCCTGCTGCTCGCGCTGAGCGTAGGCCAGCCCTCCGCGAGCGCCGCCTCCTTCTCCAACCCGGTCAAGTCCGTGAAGGGCGCCGACCCCTGGATCTCGTACCACGACGGCAACTACTACCTGGTGACGACCAGTTGGACCGACGTCATCACCATCCGCAAGTCCACCACCCTCGCCGGGCTCTCCACGGCCCCCGGCGTCCAGGTGTGGAAGGGCGACAACGCCTCCCGCTGCTGCAACATCTGGGCGCCGGAGCTGCACTTCCTGAACGGCCGCTGGTACCTGTACTACGTCGCCGGGCAGAACGTGTCGGACTACAACCCGACGCAGCGCAGCCATGTGCTGGAGAGCGCCGGCTCCGACCCCATGGGGCCGTACACCTACAAGGGGCAGCTCAACAGCGCCTGGATGCTCGACCCGAGCGTGCTGAACGTGGGCGGCCGGCTGTACATGCTCGGCAGTGCGATCACCGGCGGCACGCAGAACCTCGTCATCGCCCCGATGTCCAACCCGTACACCGTCAGCGGCTCCTACTCGACGATCTCGACCCCGACGTACGCCTGGGAGCGGCAGGGCGGCACGGTCAACGAGGGCGCGGAGATCCTGCAGCGGGGCGGCCGGACCTTCCTGATCTACTCGGCGAGCGGCTGCTGGACGCCCGACTACAAGCTCGGGCAACTGGAGCTGACCGGCTCCAACCCGCTGTCGGCCGCCTCCTGGACCAAGAAGTCCACGCCCGTCTTCCAGCGCAGTGACGCGAACGGGGTGTACGGCCCCGGCCACAACGGCTTCTTCACCTCGCCCGACGGCCGTGAGAACTGGATCGTCTACCACGCCAACGACTCCGCCTCGGAGGGCTGCGACAACGGCCGTACGACCCGGGCGCAGAAGTTCACCTGGAACTCCGACGGCACGCCGAACCTGGGCACGCCCGTCCGGCTGGGTGCCTCGCTCCCCGGGCCCTCCGGCGAACCGGTCACCACCTCGACGGCCTATACCGTCACCAACCGCAACAGCGGCAAGTGTCTGGAGGTGGCCGGGAGTTCCTCGGCCGACGGAGCCGACGTCCGGCAGTACGGCTGCAACGGGGGTGCCAACCAGCGCTGGCGCCTGGAGGACCTCGGTGACGACACCCACCGCCTGGTGAACGTCGCCACCGGCAAGGTCCTCGACACCGCCGACTGCTCGACGGCCGACGGCGCCGACCTGCGCCAGTGGTCCTGGCTGAACAACACGTGCCAGCGGTTCCAGTTCGTGGCGACGGACGGTGGTCATGTCCGCATCACCAACAAGGCCACGGGGAAGGTGGCGGACGTCGCCGGTTGCTCAACGGCCGACGGAGCCGACGTACGCCAGTGGTCCTGGCTCAACAACAACTGCCAGCAGTGGAAACTGGCTGCGGCATAG
- a CDS encoding pyridoxal phosphate-dependent aminotransferase gives MADNVTSLFRSTAAHSPSMAALTREGGEGAGPVDFCIPCNPYFPTPAMFEDMAGRLRDIITYYPSSADTITAELCSLLQLPPQCVAMGNGSTELITWIDHLLVRESLAVPVPTFGRWTDQPMETGKRVDMFPLQESSGFALDLAQYAEFIRARGTRVAVICNPNNPDGGFLHKHAIVQFMDAMADLDLVVIDESFLEFADAEAEPSVVQEAMLRPNVVVLRSLGKNFGLHGIRFGYLVANPALAGRIRSMLPKWNLNSFAEHVVFMLKEHGAEYAQSLQQVRRDRLDMAGQLSSLPGLTVYPSQGNFLFVRLPVGAEGTVVRDRMLTEHRILVRECGNKIGSSSRFLRLVVRPQVDVRRLVSGLEQVLYGTSRRGAAVPELGNGTSYSSGTAAVDRLVSETNGSGMRGLAAQAVGMAAAGVGEPGLAPAAAAASVGGPGLAAAPAAAAPAPAPAPMPAPTPATGIGMPLPAAASAVPAGAGGGMPMPAAAQMPQPQMPQPPMPQAVPQPAPQPMAAPAPPLTPAAQAPVPVPAPAPSPMAAPAAPSPMASPSPMAAPFTGPTPPGVPARGGLTAAQVRGTNGLTPAPATGWPAAQSWPNAAGMGQAG, from the coding sequence ATGGCCGACAACGTCACGTCGCTGTTCCGCAGTACCGCGGCCCACAGCCCGTCGATGGCGGCTCTGACACGCGAGGGCGGCGAGGGAGCCGGCCCCGTGGACTTCTGTATCCCCTGCAACCCGTACTTCCCCACCCCGGCCATGTTCGAGGACATGGCGGGCAGGCTGCGCGACATCATCACGTACTACCCGAGCAGCGCCGACACGATCACGGCCGAGCTGTGCAGCCTGCTCCAGCTGCCGCCGCAGTGCGTGGCCATGGGCAACGGCTCGACCGAGCTGATCACCTGGATCGACCACCTGCTGGTCCGCGAGTCCCTCGCCGTGCCCGTCCCCACCTTCGGCCGCTGGACCGACCAGCCCATGGAGACCGGCAAACGGGTCGACATGTTCCCGCTCCAGGAGTCCAGCGGCTTCGCCCTCGACCTCGCGCAGTACGCCGAGTTCATCCGGGCCCGGGGCACCCGCGTCGCGGTGATCTGCAACCCCAACAACCCCGACGGCGGCTTCCTGCACAAGCACGCCATCGTGCAGTTCATGGACGCCATGGCCGACCTCGACCTGGTCGTCATCGACGAGTCGTTCCTGGAGTTCGCGGACGCCGAGGCCGAACCGTCCGTCGTGCAGGAGGCGATGCTGCGGCCCAACGTCGTCGTCCTGCGCAGCCTCGGCAAGAACTTCGGCCTGCACGGCATCCGTTTCGGCTACCTGGTCGCCAACCCGGCGCTCGCGGGCCGGATCCGTTCGATGCTCCCCAAGTGGAACCTCAACTCCTTCGCGGAGCACGTCGTCTTCATGCTCAAGGAGCACGGCGCCGAGTACGCGCAGAGCCTCCAGCAGGTGCGCCGCGACCGCCTCGACATGGCCGGCCAGCTCTCCTCCCTGCCCGGGCTGACGGTCTACCCGTCGCAGGGCAACTTCCTCTTCGTGCGCCTCCCCGTGGGTGCCGAGGGCACCGTCGTCCGGGACCGGATGCTCACCGAGCACCGGATCCTGGTCCGCGAGTGCGGCAACAAGATCGGCTCGTCCAGTCGCTTCCTGCGTCTCGTGGTGCGCCCCCAGGTGGACGTGCGTCGCCTGGTGTCCGGCCTGGAACAGGTGCTCTACGGGACGTCCAGGAGGGGAGCCGCCGTACCCGAGCTGGGCAATGGGACCAGCTACAGCTCGGGTACGGCGGCCGTGGACCGCCTGGTGAGCGAGACGAACGGGTCGGGCATGCGGGGGCTCGCGGCGCAGGCGGTGGGGATGGCCGCCGCGGGGGTCGGCGAGCCAGGGCTCGCACCTGCTGCCGCGGCCGCGAGCGTGGGCGGGCCGGGGCTCGCCGCCGCCCCGGCTGCCGCTGCCCCGGCTCCCGCTCCGGCGCCCATGCCGGCGCCCACTCCGGCCACCGGCATCGGCATGCCGCTCCCCGCCGCCGCGTCCGCCGTACCGGCGGGTGCGGGCGGCGGGATGCCGATGCCGGCTGCGGCGCAGATGCCGCAGCCGCAGATGCCCCAGCCCCCGATGCCGCAGGCGGTGCCGCAGCCCGCGCCTCAGCCGATGGCCGCGCCGGCCCCGCCGCTGACGCCTGCGGCACAGGCGCCGGTACCGGTTCCGGCTCCGGCTCCGTCGCCCATGGCCGCGCCGGCCGCTCCGTCGCCCATGGCCTCTCCGTCGCCCATGGCCGCTCCGTTCACCGGACCCACGCCGCCCGGTGTTCCGGCCCGTGGGGGCCTGACGGCGGCGCAGGTGCGGGGGACGAACGGGCTGACGCCGGCGCCGGCCACGGGGTGGCCCGCCGCGCAGAGCTGGCCCAACGCGGCGGGGATGGGGCAGGCGGGGTAG
- a CDS encoding LacI family DNA-binding transcriptional regulator, translated as MTHSQLRPPTMADVARQAGVSHQTVSRVLGDHPNVREATRAKVLRAIEEMGYRRNFSARALATRRTRTLGVVASNTTLYGPASTLFALEEAARAQGYLVSTVSVRELTVEALAEALDRLSEGGVEGVIALAPQRSAVQALAELRHPFPVVAVGTGSGAEIPSVNVDQHLGARLATGHLLAAGHRRVWHLAGPEDWQEARDRTAGWRETLEEAGVEPPMALRGDWSPLSGYRAGQELAGWVGRGLTAVFVANDQMALGVLRALREAGVRTPQDVAVVGFDDIPESEFFAPPLTTVRQDFSTVGQRSIALLLDLIEGRTPSGTSTVAIEPQLVVRASTFPYIPQPGTAPG; from the coding sequence GTGACCCACTCGCAGTTGCGACCGCCCACCATGGCCGACGTGGCACGCCAGGCCGGTGTGTCCCACCAGACCGTCTCCCGCGTACTGGGCGATCACCCCAATGTGCGGGAAGCGACCCGGGCCAAGGTGCTGCGGGCGATCGAGGAGATGGGCTACCGCCGCAACTTCTCCGCACGGGCCCTCGCCACCCGGCGCACCCGGACCCTGGGCGTGGTCGCCTCCAACACCACGCTCTACGGCCCGGCCAGCACACTCTTCGCGCTGGAGGAGGCGGCCCGGGCCCAGGGGTACCTCGTCTCGACGGTCAGTGTGCGTGAGCTGACGGTCGAGGCCCTGGCCGAGGCGCTGGACCGCCTCAGCGAGGGAGGGGTGGAGGGGGTGATCGCCCTCGCCCCGCAGCGCTCGGCCGTCCAGGCCCTCGCCGAACTCCGCCACCCCTTCCCGGTGGTGGCCGTCGGCACCGGGTCCGGCGCCGAGATCCCCAGCGTCAACGTCGACCAGCACCTGGGCGCGCGGCTCGCCACCGGCCACCTGCTGGCCGCCGGTCACCGCAGGGTCTGGCACCTCGCCGGACCCGAGGACTGGCAGGAGGCGCGGGACCGCACCGCAGGCTGGCGTGAGACTCTCGAAGAGGCAGGCGTGGAACCGCCGATGGCCCTGCGGGGGGACTGGAGCCCGCTGTCGGGCTACCGGGCCGGCCAGGAACTGGCGGGCTGGGTGGGCCGGGGCCTGACCGCCGTCTTCGTCGCCAACGACCAGATGGCACTGGGGGTGTTGCGGGCCCTGCGCGAGGCGGGCGTGCGCACTCCCCAGGACGTGGCGGTGGTCGGCTTCGACGACATCCCGGAGTCGGAGTTCTTCGCCCCACCGCTCACCACCGTCCGGCAGGACTTCTCCACGGTGGGCCAGCGAAGCATCGCCCTGCTGCTGGACCTCATCGAGGGGCGGACCCCGTCCGGCACCTCCACGGTCGCGATCGAACCCCAACTCGTCGTCCGTGCCAGTACGTTCCCGTACATCCCCCAACCGGGCACCGCGCCCGGCTGA
- the mmsA gene encoding multiple monosaccharide ABC transporter ATP-binding protein, which produces MAGPVLEMRSIVKTFPGVKALSDVTLTVRQGEVHAICGENGAGKSTLMKVLSGVHPHGTYEGDILFEGEVCQFKDIRASEERGIVIIHQELALVPYLSLAENIFLGNEHATRGIISWTETLRHATELLRRVGLSDHPDTRVADIGVGKQQLVEIAKALSKKVKLLILDEPTAALNDEDSGKLLDLILELKKQGITSIIISHKLNEIRKVADSVTILRDGQTIETLDVKAEETTEDRIISGMVGRDLEHRFPERSPHEPEEGAAPALEIRGWTVHHPIDQQRKVCDDVSLHVRRGEIVGIAGLMGAGRTELAMSVFGRTYGRYADGTVLKDGKEIRTKTVPEAVKHGIAYVTEDRKHYGLNLIDTINRNISLSALGKVAKRGVVDEHEERQVAEGFRKSMNIKAPTVFEPVGKLSGGNQQKVVLSKWIFSGPDVLILDEPTRGIDVGAKYEIYTVIDQLAAQGKAVVFISSELPELLGMCDRIYTMAAGRLTGEFSRAEASQESLMRQMTKDKEVSR; this is translated from the coding sequence ATGGCGGGACCCGTCCTGGAAATGCGCTCGATCGTCAAGACCTTTCCCGGCGTCAAGGCGCTGTCGGACGTCACACTGACCGTCCGGCAGGGCGAGGTCCACGCCATCTGCGGGGAGAACGGCGCCGGCAAGTCGACCTTGATGAAGGTCCTCTCCGGCGTCCACCCGCACGGCACGTACGAGGGCGACATCCTCTTCGAGGGAGAGGTCTGCCAGTTCAAGGACATCCGGGCCAGCGAAGAGCGCGGCATCGTGATCATCCACCAGGAACTGGCCCTGGTGCCCTACCTCTCCCTCGCCGAGAACATCTTCCTCGGCAACGAGCACGCCACCCGGGGGATCATCAGCTGGACCGAGACCCTCCGGCACGCCACCGAACTGCTCCGCCGGGTCGGCCTCTCCGACCACCCCGACACCCGCGTCGCCGACATCGGCGTGGGCAAGCAGCAGCTCGTGGAGATCGCGAAGGCCCTGTCGAAGAAGGTCAAGCTGCTCATCCTGGATGAGCCGACCGCCGCGCTGAACGACGAGGACAGCGGCAAGCTCCTGGATCTCATCCTGGAGCTGAAGAAGCAGGGCATCACCTCGATCATCATTTCCCACAAGCTCAACGAGATCCGCAAGGTCGCCGACTCGGTGACGATCCTGCGCGACGGCCAGACCATCGAGACTCTCGATGTGAAGGCCGAGGAGACCACCGAGGACCGGATCATCAGCGGCATGGTCGGCCGCGACCTGGAGCACCGCTTCCCGGAGCGGTCGCCCCACGAGCCCGAGGAGGGCGCGGCACCGGCCCTGGAGATCCGGGGCTGGACCGTGCACCACCCGATCGACCAGCAGCGCAAGGTGTGCGACGACGTGTCGCTGCACGTGCGGCGCGGGGAGATCGTCGGCATCGCGGGCCTGATGGGCGCCGGCCGCACCGAACTCGCGATGAGCGTCTTCGGGCGGACCTACGGCCGGTACGCGGACGGCACGGTCCTCAAGGACGGCAAGGAGATCCGTACGAAGACCGTCCCGGAGGCGGTCAAGCACGGCATCGCGTACGTCACCGAGGACCGCAAGCACTACGGCCTCAACCTCATCGACACCATCAACCGGAACATCTCGCTGAGCGCCCTGGGCAAGGTCGCCAAGCGCGGTGTGGTCGACGAGCACGAGGAGCGGCAGGTCGCCGAGGGCTTCCGCAAGTCCATGAACATCAAGGCGCCGACGGTGTTCGAGCCGGTGGGCAAGCTGTCCGGCGGCAACCAGCAGAAGGTCGTCCTCAGCAAGTGGATCTTCTCGGGTCCGGACGTGCTGATCCTGGACGAGCCGACGCGCGGTATCGACGTCGGTGCCAAGTACGAGATCTACACGGTCATCGACCAGCTGGCGGCCCAGGGCAAGGCGGTCGTCTTCATCTCCTCCGAGCTGCCCGAGCTGCTCGGCATGTGCGACCGCATCTACACGATGGCCGCGGGACGGCTGACGGGTGAGTTCTCGCGGGCCGAGGCCTCCCAGGAATCGCTGATGCGTCAGATGACGAAGGACAAAGAGGTATCCCGATGA
- a CDS encoding zinc-dependent alcohol dehydrogenase, whose amino-acid sequence MNSAVVIEAPGEHRLVPHEPRQPEAGEALVRVHASGICGSDREVFQGNRPEGYVRYPLTPGHEWSGTVTAVGDGVPSSLVGRKVVGEGFRNCQVCDRCHAGETTLCTAGYEETGFTQPGAMATTLTLPARLLHVLADDADLTAAALLEPAACIAAAALKARAVPGERVAVVGTGTLGMFAVQFLKAASPAELLVVGTRPDRAELSKRFGATEFLTKDQELPGDFDVVIETAGSADAARTAAALLRRGGRLVLTGIPAPGADGLDPTDLVVRQLEVQTVFGAAPDAWAHTVRVFGAGLLDPLPLVTHELPLEEFPQAIELVGSGDPTVGKVLLRP is encoded by the coding sequence GTGAACTCCGCCGTGGTGATCGAGGCTCCGGGCGAGCACCGGCTGGTGCCGCACGAGCCTCGACAGCCGGAGGCCGGCGAGGCCCTGGTCCGGGTGCACGCCTCGGGGATCTGCGGCAGCGACCGTGAGGTCTTCCAGGGCAACCGGCCCGAAGGATACGTCCGTTACCCCCTCACCCCGGGCCACGAGTGGTCCGGGACGGTGACCGCGGTCGGAGACGGCGTTCCTTCAAGTCTCGTAGGCCGCAAGGTCGTCGGCGAGGGCTTCCGCAACTGCCAGGTGTGCGACCGCTGTCACGCGGGCGAGACCACGCTGTGCACCGCGGGGTACGAGGAGACCGGCTTCACCCAGCCGGGCGCCATGGCCACCACGTTGACGCTCCCCGCCCGTCTGCTGCACGTCCTGGCCGACGACGCCGATCTGACGGCGGCGGCGCTGCTGGAGCCGGCCGCGTGCATCGCGGCCGCCGCGCTCAAGGCGCGGGCCGTTCCCGGTGAGCGGGTCGCGGTCGTGGGCACCGGAACGCTCGGCATGTTCGCCGTTCAGTTCCTGAAGGCGGCCTCACCGGCCGAGCTGCTCGTCGTGGGCACCCGTCCGGACCGGGCCGAGTTGTCCAAGCGGTTCGGCGCCACGGAGTTCCTGACCAAGGACCAGGAGCTTCCGGGCGACTTCGACGTCGTCATCGAGACCGCCGGATCCGCGGACGCCGCGCGTACCGCCGCCGCCCTGCTGCGGCGCGGTGGCCGCCTGGTCCTGACGGGCATCCCGGCGCCGGGCGCGGACGGGCTCGACCCGACGGATCTGGTCGTACGCCAGCTCGAGGTGCAGACGGTGTTCGGCGCGGCGCCGGACGCCTGGGCGCACACCGTGCGGGTCTTCGGGGCCGGGCTCCTCGATCCGCTGCCGCTCGTCACGCACGAGCTTCCGCTGGAGGAGTTCCCCCAGGCCATCGAGCTGGTGGGGTCCGGCGACCCGACGGTCGGAAAGGTCCTGCTGCGGCCTTGA
- the mmsB gene encoding multiple monosaccharide ABC transporter permease, protein MSTDVTAKSPAPAPPGKSGGAAGDGLLQLVMEGMRRNMRQYGMLIALGLIVVLFAVWTDGDLLLPRNVSNLVLQNSYILILAIGMMLVIIAGHIDLSVGSLTAFVGSMAAVFMVKQDLPWPLAVVLCLAVGAVAGAVQGFFIAYGGIPSFIVTLAGMLIFRGLTEIFLEGQTLGPFPDGLQKVANGFLPEVGPNTNYHNLTLLLGFAMIAFVIFQEVRDRKRQQEFNLDVPPAKLFLLKLVAIGAAVLTLTMLLASYKGAPIVLLILGVLLVGFGYVMRNAIIGRHIYAIGGNLPAAKLSGVKDKKVTFLVFLNMGMLAALAGLVFAARFNAASPKAGLNFELEAIAASFIGGASMSGGVGTVLGAIIGGLVLGVLNNGMNLVGIGTDWQQVIKGMVLLAAVGFDVWNKRKVGS, encoded by the coding sequence ATGAGCACGGACGTGACCGCCAAGAGCCCGGCCCCCGCGCCGCCGGGCAAGAGCGGAGGGGCCGCGGGCGACGGCCTGCTGCAGCTGGTGATGGAGGGCATGCGCCGCAACATGCGGCAGTACGGCATGCTCATCGCGCTGGGCCTGATCGTGGTCCTGTTCGCCGTCTGGACCGACGGCGACCTGCTGCTGCCGCGCAACGTCTCCAACCTGGTGCTGCAGAACAGCTACATCCTGATCCTCGCGATCGGCATGATGCTGGTCATCATCGCCGGCCACATCGACCTCTCGGTCGGATCGCTGACGGCGTTCGTCGGGTCGATGGCCGCCGTGTTCATGGTCAAACAGGATCTGCCCTGGCCCCTCGCGGTGGTGCTGTGCCTGGCCGTGGGCGCGGTCGCGGGTGCCGTACAAGGGTTCTTCATCGCGTACGGCGGCATACCCTCGTTCATCGTGACCCTGGCGGGCATGCTGATCTTCCGCGGTCTGACGGAGATCTTCCTGGAGGGCCAGACCCTCGGCCCGTTCCCGGACGGTCTGCAGAAGGTCGCCAACGGGTTCCTGCCCGAGGTCGGCCCGAACACGAACTACCACAACCTCACCCTGCTGCTGGGCTTCGCGATGATCGCCTTCGTGATCTTCCAGGAGGTCCGTGACCGCAAGCGGCAGCAGGAGTTCAACCTGGACGTCCCGCCCGCCAAGCTGTTCCTGCTGAAGCTGGTCGCGATCGGCGCCGCGGTGCTGACGCTCACCATGCTGCTGGCCAGCTACAAGGGCGCCCCGATCGTGCTGCTCATCCTGGGCGTGCTGCTCGTCGGCTTCGGCTACGTCATGCGCAACGCGATCATCGGCCGCCACATCTACGCGATCGGCGGCAACCTCCCGGCGGCCAAGCTGTCGGGTGTGAAGGACAAGAAGGTCACCTTCCTTGTCTTCCTGAACATGGGCATGCTCGCGGCCCTGGCGGGTCTGGTCTTCGCCGCCCGCTTCAACGCGGCCTCTCCCAAGGCCGGCCTCAACTTCGAGCTGGAGGCGATCGCGGCCTCGTTCATCGGCGGTGCGTCGATGAGCGGCGGTGTCGGCACCGTCCTCGGCGCGATCATCGGTGGCCTGGTCCTGGGCGTGCTGAACAACGGTATGAACCTCGTCGGCATCGGCACCGACTGGCAGCAGGTCATCAAGGGCATGGTGCTGCTGGCGGCGGTCGGGTTCGACGTGTGGAACAAGCGCAAGGTCGGTTCGTAA
- the chvE gene encoding multiple monosaccharide ABC transporter substrate-binding protein, with the protein MRNRRAALTAIAGAASLALTLSACGQSGEGGSKESGGDTKGATIGIAMPTKSSERWIADGKNVVADLESKGYKTKLVYGEDDPDQQVSQVENLITQGVKALIIAAIDNKSMNNVLQQAKDANIPVISYDRLILGTQNVDYYASFDNEKVGELQGSYIVEKLGLKDGSKKGPFNIELFAGSNDDNNTRYFFQGAMNVLQPYIDKKQLVVRSKQTKLNQVTTLRWDGGTAQKRMDDILTSAYKSERVDAVLSPYDGISIGILSALKSDDYGSKSKPLPVVTGQDAEVASVKSIIAGQQSMTVYKDTRQLAKVSSNMVDALLNKKKPEVNDTKTYDNGAKVVPAYLLEPVAVDKANYQKEVVDSGYIKESDLK; encoded by the coding sequence ATGCGTAACCGCAGAGCCGCCCTCACCGCCATAGCCGGAGCCGCGTCCCTCGCCCTCACCCTGTCCGCCTGCGGCCAGAGCGGTGAGGGAGGCAGCAAGGAGTCCGGAGGCGACACCAAGGGCGCCACCATCGGCATCGCGATGCCGACCAAGTCCTCCGAGCGCTGGATCGCCGACGGCAAGAACGTCGTCGCGGACCTGGAGTCCAAGGGCTACAAGACCAAGCTGGTCTACGGCGAGGACGACCCCGACCAGCAGGTCTCGCAGGTCGAGAACCTGATCACGCAGGGCGTCAAGGCGCTGATCATCGCCGCGATCGACAACAAGTCGATGAACAACGTCCTCCAGCAGGCCAAGGACGCGAACATCCCGGTCATCTCCTACGACCGCCTGATCCTCGGCACGCAGAACGTCGACTACTACGCCTCCTTCGACAACGAGAAGGTCGGCGAGCTCCAGGGCAGCTACATCGTCGAGAAGCTCGGCCTGAAGGACGGCTCCAAGAAGGGCCCCTTCAACATCGAGCTGTTCGCCGGCTCCAACGACGACAACAACACCCGCTACTTCTTCCAGGGCGCGATGAACGTCCTGCAGCCCTACATCGACAAGAAGCAGCTCGTCGTCCGCTCCAAGCAGACCAAGCTCAACCAGGTCACCACCCTGCGCTGGGACGGCGGCACCGCCCAGAAGCGCATGGACGACATCCTGACCTCGGCCTACAAGAGCGAGCGCGTCGACGCCGTCCTGTCCCCCTACGACGGCATCTCCATCGGCATCCTGTCGGCGCTGAAGTCCGACGACTACGGCTCCAAGAGCAAGCCGCTGCCGGTCGTCACAGGCCAGGACGCCGAGGTCGCCTCGGTGAAGTCGATCATCGCCGGCCAGCAGTCGATGACCGTCTACAAGGACACCCGCCAGCTCGCCAAGGTGTCCTCGAACATGGTCGACGCGCTGCTCAACAAGAAGAAGCCCGAGGTCAACGACACCAAGACCTACGACAACGGCGCGAAGGTCGTCCCGGCGTACCTGCTGGAGCCGGTCGCGGTGGACAAGGCGAACTACCAGAAGGAGGTCGTCGACTCCGGCTACATCAAGGAGAGCGACCTCAAGTAG
- a CDS encoding mandelate racemase/muconate lactonizing enzyme family protein, with product MRITGISTHVVGTPWRNLTYVQVHTDEGLTGVGETRMLGHTDALLGYLHEAKTNHILGSDPFAVEDLVKRMKYGDYGRAGEIVMSGIAVIEMACWDIKGKALGVPVWQLLGGKVTDKVKAYANGWYTTERTPEAYHKAARGVMERGYRALKIDPFGTGHFELDHKESLYAVSLIEAVRDAIGPDAELMLEMHGRFSPSTAVRLAKDLAPFKPAWLEEPVPPENLKALEKVAAKVDMPVATGERIHDRIEFRELFESQAVDIIQPDVGHIGGIWETRKLAATAETHYMLVAPHNVGGPVLTAASLQVGFTAPNFKVLEHFNDFADADIKKVIKGAPQVNPEDGCFHLSHEPGLGVELDVDAAAEFPQQQARFDLWAEGWEQRKPKGTQ from the coding sequence GTGCGCATCACGGGAATCAGCACACACGTGGTAGGAACGCCCTGGCGGAATCTGACCTACGTGCAGGTGCACACCGACGAGGGACTCACCGGAGTCGGCGAGACCCGCATGCTGGGCCACACCGACGCGCTCCTCGGCTATCTGCACGAGGCGAAGACCAACCACATTCTCGGCTCGGACCCGTTCGCTGTCGAGGATCTCGTCAAGCGGATGAAGTACGGCGACTACGGCCGGGCCGGCGAGATCGTGATGTCCGGCATCGCCGTGATCGAGATGGCCTGCTGGGACATCAAGGGCAAGGCCCTCGGCGTGCCCGTCTGGCAGTTGCTCGGCGGCAAGGTCACCGACAAGGTCAAGGCGTACGCCAACGGCTGGTACACCACCGAGCGCACGCCCGAGGCGTACCACAAGGCGGCGCGGGGCGTCATGGAGCGGGGATACCGGGCGCTCAAGATCGACCCCTTCGGCACCGGCCACTTCGAGCTGGACCACAAGGAGAGCCTGTACGCCGTCTCGCTGATCGAGGCCGTGCGCGACGCCATCGGGCCGGACGCCGAGCTGATGCTGGAGATGCACGGCCGGTTCTCGCCCTCCACCGCCGTCCGCCTCGCCAAGGACCTGGCGCCCTTCAAGCCCGCGTGGCTGGAGGAGCCGGTGCCGCCGGAGAACCTGAAGGCGCTGGAGAAAGTCGCCGCCAAGGTCGACATGCCGGTCGCCACGGGTGAGCGCATCCACGACCGCATCGAGTTCCGCGAGCTCTTCGAGAGCCAGGCCGTCGACATCATCCAGCCCGACGTCGGCCACATCGGCGGCATCTGGGAGACCCGCAAGCTCGCCGCCACGGCCGAGACCCACTACATGCTGGTCGCCCCGCACAACGTGGGCGGGCCGGTGCTGACCGCCGCCTCGCTGCAGGTCGGCTTCACCGCCCCCAACTTCAAGGTCCTTGAGCACTTCAACGACTTCGCGGACGCGGACATCAAGAAGGTCATCAAGGGCGCCCCCCAGGTCAACCCCGAGGACGGCTGCTTCCACCTCTCCCACGAGCCCGGTCTCGGTGTCGAGCTGGACGTGGACGCCGCGGCGGAGTTCCCCCAGCAGCAGGCCCGTTTCGACCTGTGGGCCGAGGGCTGGGAGCAGCGCAAGCCGAAGGGCACCCAGTGA